One Salvia splendens isolate huo1 chromosome 12, SspV2, whole genome shotgun sequence genomic window carries:
- the LOC121756873 gene encoding DELLA protein GAI1-like, translating to MKRDHMNPENFSSSSSTTPNSMDAGVDELFAVLGYNVKSSDMAEVAHQLERLEEVMATVHHDAALSDDTVHYNPSDLASWLGSMISEFDSSSNPFLHSDFGSDLISIPGKALYPKSNPPQPKKLKSTPPMPATPLLLIDSQENGVRLVHTLMACAEAVQQEDFKLAEALVKNIGFLAVSQPGAMRKVATYFAEALARRIYKLYPPNHQDSAFNDLLQMHFYETCPYLKFAHFTANQAILEAFAGKTRVHVIDFSMKQGMQWPALLQALALRPGGPPSFRLTGIGPPSHEETDHLQEVGWRLAQLAESINVEFEYRGFVASSLADLDAAMFEIREGETVAVNSIFELHQLLARPGAIEKVLQVVSKLKPEILTVVEQEANHNGSVFLDRFTESLHYYSTLFDSLESCGGGEEGVSVQDKVMSEVYLGRQVCNVVACEGVERVERHETLAQWKIRFGSCGLEGVNLGSNTYKQASMLLALFAGGDGYRVDENNGCLMLGWHTRPLIATSAWKLTT from the coding sequence ATGAAGCGAGACCACATGAATCCAGAGAATTTCTCCAgctcctcctccaccaccccCAACAGCATGgacgccggcgtcgacgagctcTTCGCCGTCCTCGGCTACAACGTCAAGTCCTCCGACATGGCCGAGGTAGCTCACCAGCTCGAACGCCTCGAGGAAGTCATGGCTACCGTCCACCACGACGCCGCCCTCTCCGACGACACCGTCCATTACAACCCCTCCGATCTCGCCTCCTGGCTTGGATCCATGATCTCCGAATTCGATTCATCCTCCAATCCCTTTCTCCACTCCGATTTCGGCTCCGATCTCATCTCCATCCCCGGTAAAGCCCTCTACCCCAAATCCAACCCACCGCAACCCAAAAAACTCAAATCTACTCCTCCCATGCCTGCGACGCCGCTCCTACTAATCGACTCGCAGGAAAACGGCGTCCGCCTCGTTCACACGCTGATGGCCTGCGCCGAAGCCGTACAGCAGGAGGACTTCAAATTGGCCGAAGCTTTAGTCAAAAACATCGGATTTCTCGCGGTTTCGCAGCCCGGCGCTATGAGAAAAGTCGCCACCTATTTCGCCGAAGCCCTAGCGCGCCGAATCTACAAATTGTACCCTCCCAATCACCAGGACTCCGCCTTCAACGATCTGCTGCAAATGCACTTCTACGAGACCTGCCCCTATCTCAAATTCGCCCACTTCACCGCCAATCAAGCCATCCTTGAGGCCTTCGCCGGCAAAACCAGAGTCCACGTCATCGATTTCAGCATGAAACAGGGGATGCAATGGCCCGCTCTGCTGCAGGCGCTCGCCCTGCGACCCGGCGGCCCGCCGAGCTTCCGATTAACCGGAATCGGCCCTCCCTCGCACGAGGAAACCGATCATCTGCAGGAAGTCGGATGGAGATTAGCTCAATTAGCGGAATCGATCAATGTCGAGTTCGAATACAGAGGCTTCGTAGCGAGCTCGTTGGCCGATCTGGACGCCGCGATGTTCGAGATCCGCGAGGGGGAAACGGTGGCTGTGAATTCGATCTTCGAGCTCCATCAGCTGCTGGCGCGGCCGGGGGCAATCGAGAAGGTGCTTCAAGTAGTCAGCAAATTGAAACCGGAGATCTTGACAGTGGTGGAGCAGGAGGCTAATCACAACGGGAGTGTGTTCCTCGACCGGTTCACCGAGTCCCTGCATTACTACTCCACGCTATTCGACTCGCTGGAGAGCTGCGGGGGAGGAGAAGAGGGGGTTAGTGTTCAGGATAAGGTGATGAGCGAGGTGTACCTAGGGAGGCAGGTATGCAATGTGGTGGCATGCGAAGGGGTGGAACGGGTGGAGAGGCACGAGACGTTGGCGCAGTGGAAAATCCGGTTCGGTTCATGTGGGCTCGAGGGGGTTaatttggggtcgaacacgtacaaGCAGGCGAGCATGCTGCTGGCGCTGTTTGCAGGTGGGGATGGTTACAGAGTGGATGAAAATAATGGATGTTTGATGTTGGGATGGCACACCAGGCCATTGATTGCTACCTCTGCTTGGAAACTCACTACTTAA